One stretch of Pantanalinema sp. DNA includes these proteins:
- a CDS encoding TAT-variant-translocated molybdopterin oxidoreductase gives MKRFDMDWEGLRDRLSLGKGRGYWRSLEELADSPEVEALLLREFPDRASEWAEPLSRRRFLQVMGASLALAGLSACARPASKLVPYVRQPEAIIPGRPLFFATAMILGGYGLGILVESHTGRPTKIEGNPGHPASLGAASALAQASILGLYDPDRSAVVTERGAIATWEGFLQAVTGELAAKRATQGAGIRLLSETVTSPTLSSQIASFLKRFPKARWHQYEPLASSEALAASIMAYGQPLETHYRLDRAKVVLSLDADFLASGPASLRDAWDFAAGRRVASPQAAMNRLYAVEACPSLTGAMADHRLALAPSAIASLAAALAGRLGVALAGIPPELPAPVDERWFDALARDLLAHPAQSLIVAGPHLGAEVQALVHAMNEALGNVESTVVHTAPVAARPEDQLASLRELATAMRTGEVDVLVILGGNPAYTAPADLAFGEALSKVRQSIHLSLYQDETTALCRWHLPAAHDLEAWGDVRAFDGTVSLVQPLIAPLYGGKSAVELLGVLNGEPNADALSLVRAEWRRRHRGADFEPFWSGALQAGVVPGTAEKARAGLKLRPQRFELPARTEPSGLEVLFRPDPTVYDGRFANNAWLQELPKPLTQLTWDNAALLAPATAERLGLSSEDVVELCYRGRTLRAPVWVMPGHVPEAVTLPLGYGRARSGNVGTGIGFNAYALRTSEAPWSDGGLEIRKTGERHALASTQHHHAMASPEPVREGLIDAYRADPAFLHDDPLRLTTLFPRKPSEGHAWGMAIDLNVCIGCNACISACQAENNIPVVGKEQVERSREMHWLRVDRYYEGGLDDPRTVFQPVPCMHCEEAPCELVCPTAATVHSTEGLNDMAYNRCIGTRYCSNNCPYKVRRFNFLEYADFKTPSLKPMRNPDVSVRSRGVMEKCTYCVQRISAARIDAQAEGRAIRDGEVVTACQATCPTRAIVFGDLGDPKSEVSRRKAEPLNYALLGELNTRPRTTYLARLRNPNPAIEAQ, from the coding sequence CCGCTCTTCTTCGCCACGGCCATGATCCTCGGCGGCTACGGTCTCGGGATCTTGGTCGAGAGCCACACCGGCCGGCCGACCAAGATCGAGGGCAACCCCGGCCACCCGGCGAGCCTCGGGGCGGCGAGCGCTCTTGCCCAGGCCTCGATCCTCGGGCTCTACGACCCGGATCGCTCAGCGGTCGTGACGGAGCGCGGTGCGATCGCCACCTGGGAAGGCTTTCTCCAGGCCGTGACCGGCGAGCTTGCGGCGAAGCGCGCCACACAGGGGGCCGGCATCCGTCTCTTGAGCGAGACCGTGACCTCGCCGACCCTCTCGAGCCAGATCGCTTCCTTCCTGAAGCGCTTTCCGAAGGCCCGGTGGCATCAGTACGAGCCCCTGGCGTCGAGCGAGGCTCTTGCCGCTTCGATCATGGCCTACGGGCAGCCCCTCGAGACCCACTACCGCCTGGATCGCGCGAAGGTCGTCTTGAGCCTGGATGCGGATTTCCTCGCCTCGGGGCCCGCGAGCCTGCGTGATGCATGGGACTTTGCTGCGGGGCGCAGGGTCGCCTCGCCCCAGGCCGCAATGAACCGGCTCTACGCCGTCGAGGCGTGTCCCAGCCTCACCGGAGCCATGGCCGATCACCGCCTCGCGCTCGCCCCGAGCGCGATCGCTTCCTTGGCGGCAGCCCTTGCCGGTCGGCTCGGGGTCGCCCTGGCCGGGATCCCCCCCGAGCTCCCCGCGCCGGTCGATGAACGCTGGTTCGATGCCCTGGCGCGCGATCTGCTCGCGCATCCGGCCCAGAGCCTCATCGTGGCCGGTCCTCACCTTGGCGCCGAGGTGCAGGCGCTGGTGCATGCGATGAACGAGGCCCTCGGTAACGTTGAAAGCACCGTCGTCCATACGGCGCCCGTCGCGGCCCGGCCGGAGGATCAGCTTGCCTCCTTGCGGGAGCTGGCCACGGCCATGCGCACGGGCGAGGTCGACGTGCTCGTGATCCTCGGGGGCAACCCTGCGTACACGGCCCCGGCGGATCTGGCCTTCGGCGAGGCGCTCTCGAAGGTGCGCCAGAGCATCCACCTGAGCCTCTACCAGGACGAAACCACCGCTTTGTGCCGCTGGCACCTGCCGGCAGCGCACGACCTGGAAGCCTGGGGTGACGTTCGTGCCTTCGATGGCACCGTCTCACTGGTGCAGCCCCTCATCGCGCCGCTCTACGGGGGGAAATCGGCCGTGGAGCTGCTCGGGGTGCTCAACGGCGAGCCGAATGCCGACGCGCTTTCGCTCGTGCGCGCCGAGTGGCGGCGCCGGCACCGGGGGGCGGACTTCGAGCCCTTCTGGAGCGGGGCGTTGCAGGCGGGCGTGGTGCCCGGGACGGCCGAGAAGGCGAGGGCGGGCCTCAAGCTCAGGCCGCAGCGCTTCGAGCTGCCCGCTCGGACCGAGCCGAGCGGGCTTGAGGTCCTGTTTCGCCCCGATCCGACCGTCTACGACGGGCGCTTCGCCAACAACGCCTGGCTTCAAGAGCTGCCCAAGCCCCTGACCCAGCTCACCTGGGACAACGCGGCCCTGCTTGCGCCCGCGACGGCCGAGCGCCTGGGCCTTTCGAGCGAAGACGTGGTCGAGCTTTGCTACCGGGGCAGGACCCTGCGCGCCCCGGTCTGGGTGATGCCGGGGCATGTGCCGGAGGCGGTGACGTTGCCGCTCGGGTACGGGCGGGCGCGAAGCGGCAACGTCGGGACGGGGATCGGCTTCAACGCCTACGCGCTGCGCACCTCCGAGGCGCCTTGGTCCGACGGCGGGCTGGAAATCCGAAAGACCGGCGAGCGCCACGCGCTGGCGAGCACCCAGCACCACCACGCCATGGCTTCTCCCGAGCCGGTGCGCGAGGGGCTGATCGACGCTTATCGCGCCGATCCGGCCTTCCTGCACGACGATCCGCTGCGCCTGACGACGTTGTTTCCCAGGAAGCCATCGGAGGGCCATGCCTGGGGGATGGCCATCGACCTGAACGTCTGCATCGGTTGCAACGCCTGTATTTCAGCCTGTCAGGCGGAGAACAACATCCCCGTCGTCGGAAAGGAGCAGGTCGAGCGGAGTCGCGAGATGCACTGGCTGCGCGTCGATCGCTACTACGAGGGCGGGCTGGACGATCCAAGGACCGTCTTCCAGCCCGTGCCGTGCATGCACTGCGAAGAGGCCCCTTGCGAGCTGGTCTGCCCCACGGCGGCCACGGTGCACAGCACCGAGGGGCTCAACGACATGGCCTACAACCGCTGCATCGGCACGCGCTACTGCTCGAACAACTGTCCCTACAAGGTTCGGCGCTTCAACTTCCTCGAGTACGCGGACTTCAAGACGCCCAGCCTGAAGCCCATGCGCAACCCGGACGTGAGCGTGCGCAGCCGAGGGGTCATGGAGAAGTGCACCTACTGCGTCCAGCGCATCAGCGCCGCTCGGATCGATGCGCAGGCCGAGGGGCGCGCCATTCGCGACGGCGAGGTGGTCACGGCGTGCCAGGCCACCTGCCCCACCCGGGCCATCGTGTTCGGTGACCTCGGCGATCCGAAGAGCGAGGTTTCAAGGCGCAAGGCTGAGCCCCTCAACTACGCGCTGCTGGGCGAGCTCAACACCCGTCCGCGCACGACCTACTTGGCCAGGCTCCGCAACCCCAACCCCGCGATCGAAGCGCAGTAG
- the nrfD gene encoding NrfD/PsrC family molybdoenzyme membrane anchor subunit: protein MARQEPNRKRPPLIRAGYTLASVADEVSGLVLRRSLTWNWMLGFGLALLLVGMLAIAVAVLFYRGVGIWGINIPVAWGFAIGNFVWWIGIGHAGTLISAFLLLMRQKWRTSINRSAEAMTLFALVCAALFPLLHLGRPWYAYWLIPYPNTMGLWPQFRSPLVWDFFAVLTYLTVSFLFWYVGMIPDLATLRDRARHPFQRLTFGVLAMGWRGSARHWHRHQTAYLLLAALATPLVISVHSIVSLDFAAAIVPGWHSTIFPPYFVAGAVFSGFAMVLTLLIPLRAAYGLEGLITMRHVELLAKMLLATGLIVDYSYVMEVFTAWYGGNPYDWSLMLDRMTGAYAPIFWAVMLCNVGVLQLLWWPRVRANPAWLFAIALVANLGMWMERVMIVITSLHHDFLSSRWTMYYPTVWDWATLVGTVGLFFFLFFLFIRLLPVISISEVQKLVVEEGR, encoded by the coding sequence ATGGCGCGTCAGGAGCCTAATCGCAAGCGCCCGCCGCTCATTCGAGCGGGCTACACCCTTGCCTCGGTCGCCGATGAGGTGAGCGGCCTGGTCCTCAGGCGCTCGCTCACCTGGAACTGGATGCTCGGCTTCGGCCTCGCCTTGCTCCTGGTGGGGATGCTTGCGATCGCCGTCGCGGTGCTCTTCTACCGGGGGGTGGGGATCTGGGGGATCAACATTCCCGTGGCGTGGGGCTTCGCCATCGGGAACTTCGTCTGGTGGATCGGGATCGGCCATGCGGGAACCCTGATCTCGGCCTTCCTGCTCCTGATGCGCCAGAAGTGGCGCACCTCGATCAACCGATCCGCCGAGGCCATGACCCTGTTCGCCCTGGTCTGCGCGGCCCTGTTCCCGCTCCTGCACCTTGGGCGGCCGTGGTACGCCTACTGGCTCATCCCCTACCCAAACACCATGGGGCTCTGGCCCCAGTTCCGCAGCCCGCTGGTCTGGGACTTCTTCGCCGTCCTGACCTACCTGACGGTCTCCTTCCTCTTCTGGTACGTGGGCATGATCCCTGACCTTGCGACCCTGCGCGATCGCGCGAGGCACCCCTTCCAGCGCTTGACGTTCGGGGTGCTCGCCATGGGCTGGCGCGGATCTGCCCGTCACTGGCACCGCCACCAAACGGCTTACTTGCTCCTGGCGGCACTCGCCACCCCCCTGGTCATCTCGGTCCACTCCATCGTCAGCCTCGACTTCGCCGCGGCCATCGTCCCTGGCTGGCACTCGACCATCTTCCCGCCCTACTTCGTGGCTGGGGCCGTCTTCTCCGGCTTCGCCATGGTCCTGACGCTTCTCATCCCGCTGCGCGCGGCCTACGGTCTCGAGGGTCTCATCACCATGCGCCACGTGGAGCTGCTGGCCAAGATGCTGCTCGCGACCGGGCTCATCGTCGATTACAGCTACGTGATGGAGGTCTTCACCGCCTGGTACGGCGGCAACCCTTACGACTGGTCGCTGATGCTCGACCGGATGACGGGGGCCTACGCGCCGATCTTCTGGGCGGTGATGCTCTGCAACGTGGGCGTCCTGCAGCTCCTGTGGTGGCCCCGGGTGCGCGCAAACCCGGCGTGGCTCTTTGCGATCGCGCTGGTCGCCAACCTCGGGATGTGGATGGAACGGGTCATGATCGTGATCACGAGCCTGCATCACGACTTTCTGTCGTCGCGCTGGACGATGTACTACCCCACCGTCTGGGACTGGGCGACGCTCGTCGGCACCGTCGGCCTCTTCTTCTTCCTCTTCTTCCTGTTCATCCGGCTGCTGCCGGTGATCTCCATCTCGGAGGTGCAGAAGCTGGTCGTGGAGGAGGGAAGATGA